The DNA window GAGTTGTACAAAATGCACTAACCTGTTCTCCATCGAATGCAATCTGAAAAATGAAGTCCTTAAACACGCAGTCATATGAGAGAACATCCTCCAGTAATTGTTCGTCGTTTCTCGAATTGATGGCATAGAAGAACCTGTGGATCAGGAtgccaatatcatcaacgaaatccGATGTGAAACCAGGTACATAATCACCGCACCGCAGTTTCCATTGATCCTCTTTGTTCTTTGCTGCAACATTTAGATGCCTTTTTGTTGCTAATGATTGTTGAGGAAATGTGAACTTGGGGATAGGAGAATGGACATTACTGGTGACTACTAGGTTGCTCAAATGCCTTGCATTAGCAATATTATTTGGCTGGACTGCAGAAAATTTGCTATTCAGGGTTTTTCTAAGACTAATGCCAGCACCTAAATAGTAATGAATCATAGATGCCATGACTCAGTGTAAGAGCTGAAGATGTACGACAAGCTCGGACAGATAGATATATATAGAGGGAAATGGAAGtaaatgtcattttttaatcGCTTGATAGAGGGTCTTGGCATCTAGCCTCGCGGCATTCCAAGATTGCTAGTGAGGCAAAGCAGATGCTATTCCTTTCCTTTCGGCATGAGAAAATAAGTGTAATAGCAACGCAAACAGAGAAAGTCAAAGATTAGCATGTATCATGATTGTACTATTAGGGTGCGTTTGGTGAGTATATAAACTTAGACATGAGATGAAATCAGAATTGCTTTTTATATATCAAGGTCCAAACAATAGGGAAACGATGTTACCACTCTCCAAGTTTACAACACCACTTTCTATTACAAGCTTTGTGAGggcaatgaaattaaaatactgGTGAAGTGATGTTATAAACCAGAGGAGTGGCTAATAGAGAGTACTCAGCCTCTAACTTCTGTAGTGGGGGACTAGATGTTACTCGGAATCTCTTTTTCACAACGTGTAAAATCACCTTGACAAAgggtgaaaaaaagaaaaagaaaaagaagaagaagcaccaTCCATCTTTCTGTAAGAACAACCCGGGGCCCCAAGGCCTGAATCTCGCACTAGAAAAAGAAGTTAGCAGCCACGATTAATTTGGTTTAAACAGGTACAGGAGTAGTTAAGCCCATAAGGATTTAGTTTCTGGGCTTAGTACGTGCTGCCTTCTAATCTTATCtttgatatttgatatattCAAGTTGTGGATTCTACACAAATATTTGTTAGAACTTAGAACTTCCAGagatcataaaacaaataagtaTAGTGATACAAGGCCAAGAGTCGAAAATGTAAGTAGATACGCTGAAAACACATTTATAGTTGACAAAAACGTCTGTACTGTTGCCACTTCCCTGCAACTTCCTTGATCTGTGATTTAGATCAACAGAAGTTCCCTGACTGCTGCCAGCTCTGGAAGCACTCCTTCTGATTGATCTGTTTACTGTTATTACTTGCATGTGTTGTGAGTATTACAACTTGTATCATGGCCCCAGAGGTATAACACCAAGAGATTGTACGTACCTTCTGTTTtttatccaacaaaaaaaattgtttgcttAGATAAATAGTTACTGTTTTTTGCATTGTATCCAATAcaaaattgctttttaaattctggttttataaaaactaaaataacatgtttctcattgaagatctatatatatatatataaattcatctCACAATGattaaactaaatatatatatttttaaattatatttaaaaatattttttaaaaaccacaattacaaaaattacaacTATGTCAAACACACAAAATCTAGTTGCAACACCAACATCACCATATTGAATGTgtttgaacaagaaaaatcattatGCTCTTGAATTGcctaataaaacaattttattaaatgatgtAGAGGAATCAGTCCTTGTCGTcgttttgttttggttaataaaacaattttttgtgaagaaaaaccacaaaacaatttttttaaatgatgtagATGATAAAATCGCAAaatataatgagaaaaaaaattcataaccgTATTAATACTTAAAACGTGTGATCCATGTCATTAAACTAGAAGGGTTACAAATGAATAACCTTGAAGCTCAAtcccaaataaatcaaacactAAAGGATGTattcgggaaaaaaaataatcaaccacataaaaaatttaattaaaaaataagggtggaaaccaaaataaaaattaaatttgagggcatttaaaaaataaattacaaagttaaatcagaaagaaaaaaaacaattaacataagcaaaaaagacaaatcaaaagaatgaaggataaattaaaaaaaaaacataaagtttaattgaaggatgaaattgaatactaataaaaatttaacaaaagatcCACAggtaaaaaagacaaataaaaaaaata is part of the Populus trichocarpa isolate Nisqually-1 chromosome 2, P.trichocarpa_v4.1, whole genome shotgun sequence genome and encodes:
- the LOC7466410 gene encoding uncharacterized protein LOC7466410, yielding MASMIHYYLGAGISLRKTLNSKFSAVQPNNIANARHLSNLVVTSNVHSPIPKFTFPQQSLATKRHLNVAAKNKEDQWKLRCGDYVPGFTSDFVDDIGILIHRFFYAINSRNDEQLLEDVLSYDCVFKDFIFQIAFDGEQSIIQFLRKVMMAMGPNIRFKIESVQCKNELQAATAFLHLEWDNQVIPFTRFCTDFECEFDEKLLIRKITVVKEQGEVVDVDVMLKLLEAASSIFDMFPDQTRKVLSKLNE